Proteins from a single region of Bacteroidota bacterium:
- the nuoL gene encoding NADH-quinone oxidoreductase subunit L yields the protein MIKLITLIPLLPLIGFLITGLFGKKMSKGLVGFVACGSVLGGFVISLLVFLQVRSLESHSITVNLFDWISSGKLNVSFSFLVDPLSALFLLIITGVGFLIHVYSVGYMHDDEGFSRFFAYLNLFVFFMLLLVLGSNYLLMFVGWEGVGLCSYLLIGFWFKNTAYNNAAKKAFIMNRIGDLGFLLGIILIFITFGSTSYAEVFSQAKFFSSERPVITAITLLLFVGAMGKSAQLPLYTWLPDAMAGPTPVSALIHAATMVTAGIYMIARSNILYTLAPFSMGVVALVGVITALFAASIGLFQNDIKKVLAYSTVSQLGLMFLALGVGAYTAGVFHVMTHAFFKALLFLGAGSVIHAMSGEQDIRNMGGLKKHLPVTFTTFFIATLAISGIFPFAGFFSKDEILAHTFEHNKLLWFLGTITSAMTGFYMFRLFFLTFYGDFRGTKEQAHHLHESPKSMTVPLMVLAVLSVVGGFVGLPAAFHMPHFLEGFLEPVFADSDMKILPVHMDHNTEIMLMAIALGIALVMIYLAYSFYIKQKHVPVADGSEINPAQKVVYNKYYVDELYNAIFTKPLDWLSDKFFRFMELRFVDAIVNFVGDAVNWCSSMLRLLQTGSIAFYILIMVLSIALILFVK from the coding sequence TAAAATTAATTACCTTAATTCCTTTATTGCCGCTTATAGGATTTCTTATTACCGGGCTTTTTGGTAAAAAAATGTCAAAAGGACTTGTCGGATTTGTTGCCTGCGGAAGTGTATTGGGAGGGTTTGTTATATCGTTACTTGTTTTTTTGCAGGTACGCTCGCTGGAATCACATTCTATAACAGTTAATTTATTCGATTGGATATCATCCGGCAAGCTGAATGTTTCTTTTTCATTTTTAGTTGATCCGCTTTCCGCCTTATTCCTTCTCATCATTACCGGTGTTGGCTTTTTGATCCACGTTTATTCGGTTGGTTATATGCATGATGATGAAGGTTTCTCCCGTTTCTTTGCTTACCTCAACCTGTTTGTGTTCTTTATGTTATTGCTGGTATTGGGTTCTAACTACTTACTCATGTTTGTGGGTTGGGAAGGCGTAGGATTGTGTTCGTATCTGCTTATCGGATTCTGGTTTAAGAACACCGCTTATAACAATGCCGCTAAAAAGGCGTTCATCATGAATCGCATTGGTGACCTTGGATTCCTGTTGGGCATCATTCTTATCTTCATCACATTCGGAAGTACTAGTTATGCGGAGGTATTCAGCCAGGCGAAATTTTTCAGCTCGGAAAGGCCTGTTATCACTGCCATTACATTGTTGTTGTTTGTTGGCGCAATGGGTAAAAGCGCGCAGCTGCCATTATACACATGGCTGCCTGATGCTATGGCAGGTCCGACACCTGTATCAGCGTTAATACACGCTGCAACGATGGTTACGGCGGGCATATATATGATCGCACGTTCGAATATATTATACACATTAGCCCCATTCTCAATGGGAGTCGTGGCATTGGTTGGTGTAATCACCGCTTTGTTTGCCGCATCCATCGGCCTGTTCCAGAATGATATTAAAAAAGTGCTGGCCTACTCAACAGTCAGTCAGCTTGGATTAATGTTTCTTGCGTTAGGTGTGGGAGCTTATACCGCAGGGGTGTTTCACGTGATGACACACGCCTTCTTCAAAGCTTTATTATTTCTTGGCGCCGGAAGTGTTATCCATGCCATGAGCGGTGAGCAGGATATCCGTAACATGGGCGGATTGAAAAAACATTTGCCGGTTACATTTACAACTTTCTTTATAGCAACACTGGCCATTTCAGGGATCTTCCCGTTTGCGGGATTCTTTTCAAAAGACGAGATACTGGCGCATACATTTGAGCACAATAAATTATTGTGGTTTCTCGGAACTATTACATCCGCCATGACGGGCTTCTATATGTTTCGTTTATTCTTCCTTACTTTCTATGGAGATTTCCGTGGGACTAAAGAGCAGGCACACCATTTGCATGAATCGCCTAAGTCAATGACTGTTCCGTTAATGGTATTAGCTGTGTTATCGGTTGTTGGCGGATTTGTTGGATTGCCTGCCGCGTTTCATATGCCGCACTTCCTTGAAGGATTCCTTGAACCTGTTTTCGCGGACTCCGACATGAAAATTTTGCCTGTCCACATGGATCACAATACAGAAATTATGTTAATGGCAATCGCCTTGGGCATTGCTCTGGTAATGATTTATCTGGCCTATAGCTTTTATATTAAACAAAAACACGTTCCTGTTGCCGATGGGTCTGAAATTAATCCTGCTCAAAAGGTCGTGTATAATAAATATTATGTGGATGAGCTATACAATGCAATATTCACCAAACCATTGGATTGGTTATCTGATAAGTTTTTCCGTTTTATGGAATTACGTTTTGTGGATGCTATCGTAAATTTTGTTGGTGATGCTGTTAATTGGTGCAGCAGCATGTTGCGATTGCTTCAAACAGGCAGCATTGCGTTTTACATATTAATTATGGTGTTGAGTATAGCGTTGATCTTATTTGTTAAGTAA
- a CDS encoding NADH-quinone oxidoreductase subunit M, with product MIAVLLVFFPLIASLLVLLANNAMAKKAALFFSVIELVITGYACYLIRTQPDTAMLRFNTPWIFAMGINFHVVLDGISFVLVLLTNILLPIIVLSSFKREFKNANAFYALVLFMQMALVGVFMAMDGFLFYIFWELALIPIYFICLLWGGEDRARITFKFFIYTLVGSLFMLVGLIFLYQHTGPTHSFDINALYKAGQGLTLKAQTFVFWCMFLAFAIKMPVFPFHTWQPDTYTTAPAQGTMLLSGIMLKMGTYGLIRWLIPMVPLGIAEWGQTAVILSIIGIIYASCIAIVQKDFKRLIAYSSIAHVGLIAAGTFAFNIQGLQGAMVQMFSHGINVVGLFFIVDIISSRMNTREISQLGGIRNVAPQFAVFFLIVLLGSVALPLTNGFIGEFLLLNGLYQYNAWYAAIAGLSVILGAVYMLRGYQNIMLGETNKLTLGFADLDRNEKAVLIPLIILIIGLGVYPKPLLDITQPALEKLINSFQAIVSK from the coding sequence ATGATCGCTGTTTTACTTGTCTTTTTTCCACTTATAGCATCGTTGCTGGTTTTACTTGCAAATAATGCAATGGCAAAAAAGGCTGCATTATTCTTTTCTGTAATTGAACTTGTGATCACGGGCTATGCGTGTTACCTGATCCGTACACAACCCGACACGGCAATGCTTCGGTTTAATACCCCCTGGATCTTTGCAATGGGTATTAATTTTCATGTTGTATTGGATGGGATCAGTTTTGTGCTTGTGTTGCTCACTAATATCCTGCTGCCGATCATAGTCCTTTCATCTTTTAAAAGGGAATTTAAAAATGCTAACGCTTTTTATGCATTGGTGTTATTTATGCAGATGGCATTGGTTGGAGTGTTCATGGCAATGGATGGATTCCTGTTTTATATTTTCTGGGAACTGGCGCTTATTCCTATTTATTTTATTTGTTTGTTGTGGGGAGGCGAAGACCGCGCACGTATCACTTTTAAATTTTTTATATACACGTTAGTGGGCAGTTTGTTCATGTTGGTTGGGCTTATCTTTTTATATCAACATACCGGCCCAACACATTCATTCGATATTAATGCTTTGTACAAAGCCGGTCAGGGCTTAACTTTAAAAGCACAAACATTTGTTTTTTGGTGCATGTTCCTGGCGTTTGCCATTAAGATGCCGGTATTCCCGTTCCACACCTGGCAGCCCGACACATACACAACAGCACCAGCACAGGGTACTATGCTCCTTTCAGGTATAATGCTTAAAATGGGAACGTATGGTTTGATCCGTTGGCTTATTCCTATGGTTCCGCTTGGCATTGCAGAATGGGGACAAACCGCTGTTATTCTTTCCATCATTGGGATTATTTATGCCTCTTGTATTGCTATTGTACAAAAAGATTTCAAGCGGCTTATCGCGTACTCATCCATTGCGCACGTTGGTCTTATTGCTGCGGGCACATTCGCGTTTAACATACAAGGGCTCCAGGGTGCAATGGTACAAATGTTCAGTCATGGTATAAATGTGGTTGGGTTATTTTTCATTGTTGATATTATCAGCTCAAGAATGAATACCCGCGAAATAAGTCAGCTGGGAGGCATACGAAACGTAGCTCCGCAATTCGCGGTTTTCTTCCTGATCGTTTTATTGGGAAGCGTCGCACTCCCGCTTACAAATGGTTTTATCGGAGAGTTTTTATTGCTCAACGGTCTTTATCAATACAATGCATGGTATGCAGCAATCGCAGGATTAAGTGTTATCCTCGGCGCTGTTTATATGTTACGAGGCTATCAGAATATTATGCTGGGAGAAACAAATAAACTTACATTGGGTTTCGCGGACCTCGACAGAAATGAAAAGGCTGTTCTTATCCCGTTAATTATTTTAATTATTGGCTTAGGCGTGTATCCAAAACCTTTACTGGATATTACTCAGCCCGCATTGGAAAAATTAATTAATAGTTTTCAGGCGATAGTTAGCAAATAA
- a CDS encoding NADH-quinone oxidoreductase subunit N produces MIALLIISLLGVKAMGAEILNFKKPLPFAVLLGLALAIGAGVYEWNHPVNISLFNNMLVFNHYALAFTISLCLITFLWFLLSQNYLESETAVTDHYALILFSLAGAIIMTSFGHMVMLFLGIEIMSIPLYVLAGSNKKSLASNEAAFKYFLMGAFATGVLLFGITLIYGATGSFDLIVISEYILQHAFEMPAFFYAGLILLIAGLAFKVSAAPFHFWAPDVYHGSPNVVTAFMSTIVKTAAFAAFFRLFSTCFHSVENSWSQVIWVMAAITLLLGNITAVYQLSFKRMLAYSSISHAGYILLAILAMNNYSAGAICYYTLAYSVAGITAFTVLQQVYALKGNDLIESFNGLAKRNPLLAFALTVSMLSLAGIPPTGGFFAKYTIFIAAINKGHIYLVLIAVIASLIGVYYYFRLIIAAYFKPVNDEAAIELSFQHKLLLILTILITLALGLFPNYILHLFS; encoded by the coding sequence ATGATCGCATTACTTATTATATCGTTGTTGGGAGTAAAGGCAATGGGCGCTGAAATACTTAATTTCAAAAAGCCACTTCCATTTGCTGTATTACTGGGTTTGGCATTAGCTATTGGAGCAGGTGTTTATGAATGGAACCACCCGGTTAATATATCCCTGTTCAACAACATGCTGGTATTTAACCATTATGCACTTGCATTTACAATTAGTTTATGCCTCATCACATTTCTTTGGTTTCTTTTATCACAAAATTATCTTGAAAGTGAAACGGCAGTAACGGATCATTATGCGTTGATCCTGTTTTCGTTGGCCGGGGCTATTATCATGACTTCGTTTGGTCATATGGTGATGTTGTTCCTGGGTATTGAGATCATGTCCATCCCGCTTTATGTTTTGGCGGGGAGCAATAAAAAAAGTCTTGCCTCCAATGAAGCGGCGTTCAAATATTTTTTGATGGGAGCTTTTGCCACCGGGGTTTTACTGTTTGGCATTACTTTAATTTATGGTGCAACAGGCTCATTTGATCTTATTGTTATCAGTGAGTATATTCTTCAGCATGCATTTGAAATGCCCGCATTCTTTTATGCAGGACTGATTTTATTGATAGCCGGCCTTGCTTTTAAGGTGTCGGCCGCTCCGTTTCACTTTTGGGCTCCCGATGTTTACCACGGATCTCCGAATGTGGTTACAGCTTTCATGTCCACCATTGTTAAAACGGCAGCCTTTGCGGCATTCTTCAGGTTGTTCAGCACTTGTTTTCATTCGGTTGAAAATTCCTGGAGCCAGGTAATTTGGGTAATGGCAGCGATCACTTTATTGCTTGGAAACATTACTGCTGTTTACCAGTTATCCTTTAAACGCATGTTGGCGTACTCAAGTATTTCACATGCGGGGTATATTTTGCTTGCTATACTTGCCATGAATAATTATTCCGCAGGAGCTATTTGCTATTATACATTGGCTTACTCTGTTGCGGGTATAACCGCGTTTACTGTTTTGCAACAGGTCTACGCACTAAAGGGCAATGATCTTATTGAAAGTTTTAACGGACTGGCTAAACGCAACCCTTTACTTGCATTTGCACTAACGGTATCTATGCTTTCGTTAGCGGGAATTCCGCCTACAGGAGGCTTCTTTGCCAAGTACACTATTTTTATTGCTGCAATAAATAAGGGCCATATATATCTTGTACTGATCGCCGTAATAGCATCGTTAATTGGGGTTTATTATTATTTCAGGTTGATCATTGCCGCCTATTTCAAACCTGTAAATGATGAAGCAGCAATTGAACTGAGTTTTCAGCATAAACTGCTGCTTATACTTACTATATTGATAACACTCGCCTTGGGTTTATTTCCGAATTACATATTACATTTATTTTCTTAA
- a CDS encoding dicarboxylate/amino acid:cation symporter codes for MKFKAPSLVLQIFVGMVLGITVGYFCWRSVYAGIDMSSIAEEQVTALQNQAQHIGDRFQLLSDIFLRLIKMIITPLVFSLLLVGIAKAGDFKVVGRLGLKTILYFTFAALIALSIGLVIVNIFEPGAAMDLQKASSTVIVQPKPFNAKDFISNIFPESVVEEMTKNHILPIIVFVLFFAIATASIGEKGKIVIEFFDAVGHVMLKVTNYVMKFAPFAVFGAMGAIITTKGLAILTGYLSLIACFFGGLLFFVFVVLTGICLVMRINFFKLLSYIKEPALIAFSTSSSEAAMPKTIEALERFGCGNRIISFVLPLGYSFNLDGSIMYSTFATMAIAQAYGMSLTLGNQISMMLMLMVTSKGMAGVPRASLVVIAGMLDTFHIPVEGLTLLLAIDWLLDMGRSATNVVGNAVATAVVSKWEGELHEFKKERDIDHIKLG; via the coding sequence ATGAAGTTTAAAGCGCCCAGCCTTGTCCTGCAAATTTTTGTCGGCATGGTGCTTGGTATTACAGTTGGCTATTTTTGCTGGCGGAGTGTATATGCCGGTATAGATATGTCTTCGATTGCAGAAGAGCAGGTAACGGCATTGCAAAACCAGGCTCAACATATTGGCGATAGATTCCAATTGCTCAGTGATATTTTTTTGCGGCTGATCAAAATGATCATTACCCCGCTGGTGTTTTCATTGCTGCTGGTAGGTATCGCTAAAGCCGGCGATTTTAAAGTGGTTGGCCGCCTGGGGTTAAAAACCATTTTATATTTCACATTCGCGGCACTGATCGCTTTGTCTATCGGCCTCGTCATTGTAAATATCTTTGAGCCGGGAGCAGCAATGGATTTGCAAAAGGCATCATCAACAGTTATTGTTCAGCCCAAACCTTTTAACGCGAAAGATTTTATCAGCAATATATTTCCGGAAAGTGTTGTGGAGGAAATGACCAAAAATCATATCCTGCCTATCATCGTATTTGTGTTGTTCTTCGCTATAGCAACAGCATCGATCGGGGAGAAGGGAAAAATAGTGATCGAATTTTTTGACGCTGTGGGTCATGTTATGCTGAAGGTGACCAATTATGTGATGAAGTTTGCTCCTTTCGCGGTGTTTGGTGCTATGGGTGCAATCATTACAACCAAGGGCCTGGCTATACTTACAGGGTATCTTAGTCTTATTGCCTGTTTTTTCGGAGGCTTGTTGTTCTTTGTTTTTGTTGTACTTACGGGCATTTGCCTGGTTATGCGGATCAACTTTTTCAAATTGCTTTCATACATTAAAGAACCTGCTTTGATCGCTTTCAGCACCAGCAGCTCTGAGGCGGCTATGCCTAAAACCATTGAAGCGCTTGAACGTTTTGGTTGCGGTAATCGCATTATCAGTTTTGTTCTGCCCTTGGGTTATTCATTCAACCTGGATGGATCAATAATGTATTCTACATTTGCTACCATGGCAATCGCCCAGGCGTATGGTATGTCGCTTACATTGGGGAATCAGATCTCAATGATGCTGATGTTGATGGTAACCAGTAAAGGCATGGCCGGTGTGCCCCGTGCTTCATTGGTTGTTATTGCGGGAATGCTCGATACTTTTCATATTCCTGTAGAAGGACTAACATTGCTTCTTGCTATCGACTGGCTTCTTGATATGGGACGATCGGCCACCAATGTGGTTGGCAATGCCGTTGCAACAGCCGTTGTGTCGAAGTGGGAAGGAGAGCTTCATGAGTTTAAGAAGGAGAGGGACATTGATCATATAAAACTCGGGTAA
- a CDS encoding VTT domain-containing protein yields the protein MLLFFVVFAETGLLVGFFLPGDSLLFTAGLLCGIQLFPVNIVFLVSGLCISAIAGNIAGYWFGKRVGPSLFKREDSLIFKKRYVELTRGFYAKHGGKALVLGRFLPIIRTFAPILAGVIQIDFKRFMIYNLVGSVLWVFSLTLTGFFLGRQFPWIIDYLEYIVVGLIIITIIPVIRTYRKR from the coding sequence ATGCTGCTGTTTTTTGTGGTGTTTGCCGAAACCGGTCTGCTTGTTGGTTTCTTCCTGCCGGGCGATTCTTTACTATTTACAGCAGGCTTGCTTTGCGGCATACAACTTTTCCCTGTAAATATTGTTTTTCTGGTAAGCGGCCTTTGTATTTCGGCAATAGCGGGAAATATTGCAGGTTATTGGTTTGGGAAAAGGGTAGGGCCCTCATTGTTTAAGCGCGAAGACTCACTTATTTTTAAAAAAAGGTACGTTGAATTAACACGTGGTTTTTATGCTAAGCATGGAGGCAAAGCGCTTGTTCTTGGGCGCTTCCTTCCTATTATCCGAACATTTGCACCCATTTTAGCCGGGGTTATTCAAATTGATTTCAAACGATTTATGATATATAATTTGGTGGGCTCTGTATTATGGGTATTTTCTTTAACGCTAACCGGCTTTTTCCTTGGCCGCCAGTTTCCGTGGATCATTGATTACCTGGAATACATAGTTGTCGGTCTTATTATTATTACAATTATTCCGGTTATTCGAACTTATCGAAAAAGGTAA